The Cucurbita pepo subsp. pepo cultivar mu-cu-16 chromosome LG18, ASM280686v2, whole genome shotgun sequence nucleotide sequence TCCCGAATGctctcaattttatttaattcttcaaattttcaaattggaTGATTTTTAAActacaaatataaatacaataaaatagcttttctattcttttatcttaaaaagaaaattaataatgatgatTTGGGACAGTCAAGATCACTCTTTAACAACGCAACATTGTACTTGAGATACCATTTTAATTAGCCACTCCTTCACTTTTGTTGctctttaatttaatatatcaacTCAACAAAGCACCTTTAATTATATTACTATCTACTTTCATACCAACTTAGTTccactattttttattttattttcagatcGAAAAAGTGAGTATAAGAGTTCAAGtccatcactagtagatattatccgttttaaTCTATTATGTATCATTATCAGCTTTGCAATTTTAGAACATGTTtactggggagaggtttccgtACTCTgacaagaaatattttgtttccctctctaacctaTGTAGGGTCTCGTAGTGAGACTATTTGACGTTGCGTATTAGAACTCATTAAAGTACGATTCACACTATTATATTCGAGAGCTTCTCGACTTCCGTTTCCGGTCCAAACATATTAGTTGGCAATAGAAATTTGGtagaatttaattatgttaacgattaaaatttctaattattttccaattttaaaatcaattatttcGATATTTGTATTCAAAGTAGGCCCCTCAGCATGTTGCAATGTTCCCACTTTGAATTGACCCTTTAAATTAAGTCGTGAAATTACATAGTTCATTACATAATGTGCTTACTTTTCATAATGAGACCGGGGGCAAATATGACATTTTCTCTGGGACATCgagttatattatattaaccCAAATATTGTcaccattttcaattataactAAATCCCaactaaataatattataccaatatttaatttttttaaaagcaaaaatatTCTCTGTTTCCGCTGCTCAACTGTGAacgttctttaatttttatttaaaaaagaatccgaatgttaatatatttttactttaatggttaaaaaatctaaacaagacaaaaaaattaagtatgaaaataggaaaaataaaaaggaataaataggCGCCTAATGAGAAGAGAACTTCGCCCAAATTTCAAGCCAGAAAAGGAGGTTATACTTTTGCGAGGTGAACGAATGGGTAATCGCCACGTGGTCACCGTATTTCCCCCCTTCAATAAGAATATTCGCGGTTCGGCCTCCCTCCCGCGTTACTTGAAATATCCCTATTTCGTTAACTCGACGTCGTATTGAACGTGTGGGTCCCACTAGCGTCCTCCTCCTCTCCCTTTAAATACCCGACAAAATCACTGCCTAAGGTTTGCAAAAGAGGAGTTCTCTCTCACCacattcttccttcttctacCTCCtgctctcccttctttctagAGACTTCTCTTCGTGTTCTATTCGATTCGCACCAACAGAACTCGTTTACTTCAACTCACTAACAGTCTAAAGAAGATATGAGGTCTGATGCGCGTACGGGAACCCTGAAGTTTCTGTGTAGCTATGGCGGCAAGATTCTTCCCCGTCGAACCGATGGTAAACTCCGTTACGTTGGTGGTCTTACCAGAGTTTTAGCCGTCGATCGCTCTGTCTCGTATTCCGGTTcgtattttgttctttctcgTTTTGTTTGGTGACGTAACCTGTACGTTTTGATATTTGTGTCTAGGTGTTTATGTATGCGTTTTATTCCGTTTTGCAGAGTTAATGGTGAAGCTTGGAGAATTCTGTGGTTCTACCGTTACATTGAAGTGCCAATTGCCAGGCGGAGACTTGGAAACCTTGATTTCTGTTAGATCTGACGAAGATTTGGCCAATATCGTTGAGGAATACGATCGTGCTTCTTCGTCGTTGTCGCATCCTCTTCAAATCAGAGCCATTCTTTCGCCTCCGAAGTCTCTCAAGCAAATTTCTCCTCCGTCGAGTGTGGACTTCACTCTTCCTAATTCTCCATGCCACGGTGTGGATTCGCTTCCGAGCTCGCCGCAATACGGAATCAACGACCGGATCTCTTCTCCTTCGTGCAGATTCAGTCGTCAGATCTCCTCGCCTCCTAATAAATACTTCGTTGGACCGCGAAATTGCCATGGAAGAACCTGTTCCCATGGGAGCCCTAGGTTTTTGTACTCCAGCCCCCACTGTGCTCACGGGAACTGAAGATGAATCCCTAAACTCGAGGCGAGGACTCCGCATATAAAAGTACAAACC carries:
- the LOC111779672 gene encoding uncharacterized protein LOC111779672, with product MRSDARTGTLKFLCSYGGKILPRRTDGKLRYVGGLTRVLAVDRSVSYSELMVKLGEFCGSTVTLKCQLPGGDLETLISVRSDEDLANIVEEYDRASSSLSHPLQIRAILSPPKSLKQISPPSSVDFTLPNSPCHGVDSLPSSPQYGINDRISSPSCRFSRQISSPPNKYFVGPRNCHGRTCSHGSPRFLYSSPHCAHGN